A window from Salarias fasciatus chromosome 11, fSalaFa1.1, whole genome shotgun sequence encodes these proteins:
- the ephb6 gene encoding ephrin type-B receptor 5 isoform X2, whose protein sequence is MLSPSLRQCHSVVEMWSIFLSLCLFFQPNSAEEVMLLDTTESTSELGWTTYPDTGWDEVSVLDDRGKLIRTFEVCNVNQNPRLQDNWLATPFLYRHSAPRVFVTLRFSVRDCASLRFPSPTCRETLTLYYKQADSQRELERTWVAEPSSGEKETREGWVKIDTIAADKSFSKVEPSSPHQYQPNRYSRINMKTRSFAPLTRSGFVLAIVDSGACVSLMGVSIFYRRCPATSLHLASYPATPSGAEPTALVPVSGTCVPHSKAQGGSSPRMHCNAEGEWMVPVGGCVCDGGYEQNVNGSACLACPVGYFKSESGSVPCSVCPPNSRTSQEGSSVCECRSGFYRSSNDANSTACTTPPSAPVSLTWEYESGDGGVSLRWRPPLDMGGRSEVWYGVVCRICPSPTFTNPASCSWCGEGVTFSPSKTNLKQTRVTLNNLLTRVTYLIQVQAMNEVSALSPFPARYTSINFTTSQSVPSTVPMMHQLSRAPDSITLSWPQPDRPNGDILEYQLRYYDKGSDVDSALSVFSETNTVTVTALIPGSIYAFQIRARNERGFGPYSNTIYFTTLPLEHSQQIQNRLPLLVGSVMGGAAFLLVVAAIIVVVVFRSKRRESPYSDRLQRYISNRGGVKYYVDPSTYEDPSEAVKEFAREIDPTHLKIEEVIGAAQFGEVSRGRYRPLGRREVLVAVKTLRWGASDREKGMFLSEAGVLGQFDHPNVLKLEGVITRTPPERIITEFMENGPLDGFLRENEGQFSVLQLVGMLRGVGAGMRYLAERNFVHRDLAARNVLVNSNLVCKVSDFGLSRLMRGLDHNIPTYTASLGSKIPVRWTAPEAFQHRKFSSASDVWSFGILMWEVMSYGERPYWDMSNQEVMKAVADQYRLPAPHNCPPALHSLMLQCWQADRGDRPGFDSVLSSLDRLIRHPASLKAEPTRSCSQPLLSPTPTDLSSVATVSDWLRALRMERYQDEFDRAHLDTLDRVSRLTMEDVQNLGVNLLGHQRKIVSAAQQLRAFLIQGQVEV, encoded by the exons tgGGATGAAGTCAGCGTCCTGGACGACCGAGGGAAGCTCATACGAACGTTTGAGGTCTGCAATGTCAACCAAAATCCCCGTCTGCAGGACAACTGGCTGGCTACGCCTTTCCTGTACCGACACTCGGCCCCGCGAGTGTTTGTCACGCTGCGTTTCTCCGTGCGCGACTGCGCCAGCCTGCGCTTCCCCTCtcccacctgcagagagacgcTCACCCTGTACTACAAGCAGGCCGACTCCCagagggagctggagaggaCCTGGGTCGCCGAG CCGTCCAGCGGAGAGAAGGAGACCAGGGAGGGCTGGGTGAAAATCGACACTATTGCGGCCGATAAGAGTTTCTCCAAGGTGGAGCCCAGCTCGCCGCATCAGTACCAGCCCAACAGATACAGCCGCATCAACATGAAGACGCGCAGCTTCGCCCCTCTGACTCGCAGCGG ATTCGTCCTGGCCATCGTGGACAGCGGGGCCTGCGTCTCCCTCATGGGCGTGTCCATCTTCTACCGGCGCTGCCCGgccaccagcctccacctggCGTCCTACCCGGCCACGCCCTCGGGCGCGGAGCCCACCGCCCTCGTGCCCGTCAGCGGGACGTGCGTCCCCCACAGCAAGGCGCAGGGCGGCTCGTCCCCTCGCATGCACTGCAACGCCGAGGGCGAGTGGATGGTGCCCGTCGGCGGCTGCGTCTGCGACGGCGGCTACGAGCAGAACGTCAATGGATCCGCCTGCTTGG CTTGCCCCGTGGGCTACTTCAAGTCGGAGTCGGGCTCCGTTCCCTGCTCAGTGTGTCCGCCCAACAGCCGGACCAGCCAGGAGGGctcgagtgtgtgtgaatgtcgCAGCGGCTTTTACCGGTCCTCCAATGATGCCAACTCCACTGCCTGCACAA ctcctccgtctgctccggtgTCTCTAACCTGGGAGTACGAGAGTGGAGACGGCGGGGTCTCCTTGAGATGGCGTCCTCCGCTGGACATGGGCGGCCGCAGCGAAGTGTGGTACGGGGTGGTGTGCCGCATCTGCCCCTCGCCCACCTTCACGAACCCGGCGTCGTGCTCCTGGTGCGGCGAGGGCGTCACCTTCAGCCCCTCGAAGACCAATCTGAAGCAGACCAGGGTCACCCTCAACAACCTGCTGACCAGGGTCACTTATCTCATACAG GTGCAGGCTATGAATGAGGTGTCGGCTTTGAGTCCCTTTCCTGCCCGATACACCAGCATCAATTTCACCACGAGCCAGTCAG TTCCCAGCACagttcccatgatgcaccagcTGAGCCGTGCTCCAGACTCCATCACTCTGTCCTGGCCGCAGCCGGACCGGCCCAACGGAGACATCCTGGAGTACCAGCTCAGATACTACGACAAA GGTTCAGACGTAGACAGTGCATTGAGTGTCTTCAGTGAGACGAACACGGTGACGGTCACCGCCCTGATCCCCGGCTCCATCTACGCCTTCCAGATCAGAGCTCGGAACGAACGAGGCTTCGGGCCCTACAGCAACACCATCTACTTCACAACGCTGCCACTGG AGCATTCACAGCAGATCCAGAATCGACTTCCTCTGCTGGTGGGCTCGGTGATGGGCGGGGCAGCTTTTCTCCTTGTAGTAGCGGCCATTATAGTTGTGGTGGTCTTTCGCAG TAAGAGGAGGGAGAGTCCGTACAGTGACAGACTCCAGAGGTACATCAGTAACAGAG GAGGTGTCAAGTATTACGTGGATCCGTCCACGTATGAGGATCCCAGCGAGGCGGTCAAAGAATTTGCCCGAGAGATAGATCCCACTCACCTGAAGATTGAGGAGGTTATTGGTGCAG CCCAGTTCGGGGAGGTCTCCCGCGGCCGCTACCGTCCCCTCGGTCGCAGGGAAGTGCTGGTGGCGGTGAAAACTCTGCGCTGGGGCGCCTCTGACAGAGAGAAAGGGATGTTCCTCAGTGAGGCCGGGGTCCTGGGACAGTTTGACCACCCCAACGTGCTGAAGCTGGAGGGCGTCATCACCCGCACCCCCCCAGAGAGGATCATCACCGAGTTTATGGAAAACGGACCTCTGGACGGCTTCCTCAGG GAGAACGAAGGCCAGTTCAGCGTCCTGCAGCTGGTCGGGATGCTCAGGGGGGTCGGTGCGGGGATGCGTTACCTCGCTGAGAGAAACTTTGTCCACAGAGATCTGGCAGCCAGAAATGTGTTGGTCAACTCCAACCTGGTCTGCAAGGTGTCTGACTTCGGCCTCTCGCGGCTCATGAGGGGCCTGGACCACAACATACCGACGTACACCGCCTCGCTG GGCAGTAAGATTCCTGTGAGGTGGACGGCGCCGGAGGCCTTTCAGCACCGCAAGTTCAGCTCGGCGAGCGACGTCTGGAGCTTCGGCATCCTGATGTGGGAAGTGATGTCCTACGGAGAGCGTCCATACTGGGACATGAGCAATCAAGAA GTGATGAAGGCAGTAGCAGATCAGTATCGCCTCCCGGCCCCCCACAACTGCCCCCCCGCCCTCCACTCCCTGATGCTCCAGTGCTGGCAGGCCGACCGAGGGGACCGTCCGGGCTTCGACTCggtgctgtcctctctggaccGTCTCATCAGGCATCCGGCCTCGCTCAAGGCCGAACCGACCCG AAGCTGCTCCCAGCCGCTGCTCAGCCCCACCCCCACAGACCTATCCTCGGTGGCCACAGTCAGCGACTGGCTGAGGGCGCTCAGGATGGAGAGATATCAGGACGAGTTTGATCGGGCGCACCTGGACACGTTAGACAGAGTCAGCAGGCTAACCATGGA AGACGTCCAGAATCTGGGCGTGAACCTGCTGGGACATCAGAGGAAGATCGTCAGCGCCGCCCAGCAGCTCAGGGCCTTTCTGATCCAGGGCCAGGTGGAGGTCTGA
- the ephb6 gene encoding ephrin type-B receptor 5 isoform X1 produces MLSPSLRQCHSVVEMWSIFLSLCLFFQPNSAEEVMLLDTTESTSELGWTTYPDTGWDEVSVLDDRGKLIRTFEVCNVNQNPRLQDNWLATPFLYRHSAPRVFVTLRFSVRDCASLRFPSPTCRETLTLYYKQADSQRELERTWVAEPSSGEKETREGWVKIDTIAADKSFSKVEPSSPHQYQPNRYSRINMKTRSFAPLTRSGFVLAIVDSGACVSLMGVSIFYRRCPATSLHLASYPATPSGAEPTALVPVSGTCVPHSKAQGGSSPRMHCNAEGEWMVPVGGCVCDGGYEQNVNGSACLACPVGYFKSESGSVPCSVCPPNSRTSQEGSSVCECRSGFYRSSNDANSTACTTPPSAPVSLTWEYESGDGGVSLRWRPPLDMGGRSEVWYGVVCRICPSPTFTNPASCSWCGEGVTFSPSKTNLKQTRVTLNNLLTRVTYLIQVQAMNEVSALSPFPARYTSINFTTSQSVPSTVPMMHQLSRAPDSITLSWPQPDRPNGDILEYQLRYYDKGSDVDSALSVFSETNTVTVTALIPGSIYAFQIRARNERGFGPYSNTIYFTTLPLEEHSQQIQNRLPLLVGSVMGGAAFLLVVAAIIVVVVFRSKRRESPYSDRLQRYISNRGGVKYYVDPSTYEDPSEAVKEFAREIDPTHLKIEEVIGAAQFGEVSRGRYRPLGRREVLVAVKTLRWGASDREKGMFLSEAGVLGQFDHPNVLKLEGVITRTPPERIITEFMENGPLDGFLRENEGQFSVLQLVGMLRGVGAGMRYLAERNFVHRDLAARNVLVNSNLVCKVSDFGLSRLMRGLDHNIPTYTASLGSKIPVRWTAPEAFQHRKFSSASDVWSFGILMWEVMSYGERPYWDMSNQEVMKAVADQYRLPAPHNCPPALHSLMLQCWQADRGDRPGFDSVLSSLDRLIRHPASLKAEPTRSCSQPLLSPTPTDLSSVATVSDWLRALRMERYQDEFDRAHLDTLDRVSRLTMEDVQNLGVNLLGHQRKIVSAAQQLRAFLIQGQVEV; encoded by the exons tgGGATGAAGTCAGCGTCCTGGACGACCGAGGGAAGCTCATACGAACGTTTGAGGTCTGCAATGTCAACCAAAATCCCCGTCTGCAGGACAACTGGCTGGCTACGCCTTTCCTGTACCGACACTCGGCCCCGCGAGTGTTTGTCACGCTGCGTTTCTCCGTGCGCGACTGCGCCAGCCTGCGCTTCCCCTCtcccacctgcagagagacgcTCACCCTGTACTACAAGCAGGCCGACTCCCagagggagctggagaggaCCTGGGTCGCCGAG CCGTCCAGCGGAGAGAAGGAGACCAGGGAGGGCTGGGTGAAAATCGACACTATTGCGGCCGATAAGAGTTTCTCCAAGGTGGAGCCCAGCTCGCCGCATCAGTACCAGCCCAACAGATACAGCCGCATCAACATGAAGACGCGCAGCTTCGCCCCTCTGACTCGCAGCGG ATTCGTCCTGGCCATCGTGGACAGCGGGGCCTGCGTCTCCCTCATGGGCGTGTCCATCTTCTACCGGCGCTGCCCGgccaccagcctccacctggCGTCCTACCCGGCCACGCCCTCGGGCGCGGAGCCCACCGCCCTCGTGCCCGTCAGCGGGACGTGCGTCCCCCACAGCAAGGCGCAGGGCGGCTCGTCCCCTCGCATGCACTGCAACGCCGAGGGCGAGTGGATGGTGCCCGTCGGCGGCTGCGTCTGCGACGGCGGCTACGAGCAGAACGTCAATGGATCCGCCTGCTTGG CTTGCCCCGTGGGCTACTTCAAGTCGGAGTCGGGCTCCGTTCCCTGCTCAGTGTGTCCGCCCAACAGCCGGACCAGCCAGGAGGGctcgagtgtgtgtgaatgtcgCAGCGGCTTTTACCGGTCCTCCAATGATGCCAACTCCACTGCCTGCACAA ctcctccgtctgctccggtgTCTCTAACCTGGGAGTACGAGAGTGGAGACGGCGGGGTCTCCTTGAGATGGCGTCCTCCGCTGGACATGGGCGGCCGCAGCGAAGTGTGGTACGGGGTGGTGTGCCGCATCTGCCCCTCGCCCACCTTCACGAACCCGGCGTCGTGCTCCTGGTGCGGCGAGGGCGTCACCTTCAGCCCCTCGAAGACCAATCTGAAGCAGACCAGGGTCACCCTCAACAACCTGCTGACCAGGGTCACTTATCTCATACAG GTGCAGGCTATGAATGAGGTGTCGGCTTTGAGTCCCTTTCCTGCCCGATACACCAGCATCAATTTCACCACGAGCCAGTCAG TTCCCAGCACagttcccatgatgcaccagcTGAGCCGTGCTCCAGACTCCATCACTCTGTCCTGGCCGCAGCCGGACCGGCCCAACGGAGACATCCTGGAGTACCAGCTCAGATACTACGACAAA GGTTCAGACGTAGACAGTGCATTGAGTGTCTTCAGTGAGACGAACACGGTGACGGTCACCGCCCTGATCCCCGGCTCCATCTACGCCTTCCAGATCAGAGCTCGGAACGAACGAGGCTTCGGGCCCTACAGCAACACCATCTACTTCACAACGCTGCCACTGG AGGAGCATTCACAGCAGATCCAGAATCGACTTCCTCTGCTGGTGGGCTCGGTGATGGGCGGGGCAGCTTTTCTCCTTGTAGTAGCGGCCATTATAGTTGTGGTGGTCTTTCGCAG TAAGAGGAGGGAGAGTCCGTACAGTGACAGACTCCAGAGGTACATCAGTAACAGAG GAGGTGTCAAGTATTACGTGGATCCGTCCACGTATGAGGATCCCAGCGAGGCGGTCAAAGAATTTGCCCGAGAGATAGATCCCACTCACCTGAAGATTGAGGAGGTTATTGGTGCAG CCCAGTTCGGGGAGGTCTCCCGCGGCCGCTACCGTCCCCTCGGTCGCAGGGAAGTGCTGGTGGCGGTGAAAACTCTGCGCTGGGGCGCCTCTGACAGAGAGAAAGGGATGTTCCTCAGTGAGGCCGGGGTCCTGGGACAGTTTGACCACCCCAACGTGCTGAAGCTGGAGGGCGTCATCACCCGCACCCCCCCAGAGAGGATCATCACCGAGTTTATGGAAAACGGACCTCTGGACGGCTTCCTCAGG GAGAACGAAGGCCAGTTCAGCGTCCTGCAGCTGGTCGGGATGCTCAGGGGGGTCGGTGCGGGGATGCGTTACCTCGCTGAGAGAAACTTTGTCCACAGAGATCTGGCAGCCAGAAATGTGTTGGTCAACTCCAACCTGGTCTGCAAGGTGTCTGACTTCGGCCTCTCGCGGCTCATGAGGGGCCTGGACCACAACATACCGACGTACACCGCCTCGCTG GGCAGTAAGATTCCTGTGAGGTGGACGGCGCCGGAGGCCTTTCAGCACCGCAAGTTCAGCTCGGCGAGCGACGTCTGGAGCTTCGGCATCCTGATGTGGGAAGTGATGTCCTACGGAGAGCGTCCATACTGGGACATGAGCAATCAAGAA GTGATGAAGGCAGTAGCAGATCAGTATCGCCTCCCGGCCCCCCACAACTGCCCCCCCGCCCTCCACTCCCTGATGCTCCAGTGCTGGCAGGCCGACCGAGGGGACCGTCCGGGCTTCGACTCggtgctgtcctctctggaccGTCTCATCAGGCATCCGGCCTCGCTCAAGGCCGAACCGACCCG AAGCTGCTCCCAGCCGCTGCTCAGCCCCACCCCCACAGACCTATCCTCGGTGGCCACAGTCAGCGACTGGCTGAGGGCGCTCAGGATGGAGAGATATCAGGACGAGTTTGATCGGGCGCACCTGGACACGTTAGACAGAGTCAGCAGGCTAACCATGGA AGACGTCCAGAATCTGGGCGTGAACCTGCTGGGACATCAGAGGAAGATCGTCAGCGCCGCCCAGCAGCTCAGGGCCTTTCTGATCCAGGGCCAGGTGGAGGTCTGA